A single window of Periophthalmus magnuspinnatus isolate fPerMag1 chromosome 22, fPerMag1.2.pri, whole genome shotgun sequence DNA harbors:
- the LOC117390876 gene encoding G patch domain-containing protein 2-like: MMDELVQDLVLALEQSSEQSKLGELWEEMVLNPLQQQRRQVRRRRAQRRHRDSSLYHYWLEASESSMDEASRGYRRSLATASVANCSDSDERNTSSRWQRMRRRPLRSRPSTWPHYDSYTENSPGRPLRRKRKVKRMTSDVIPRTQPKLRGPTVDQRPAPRMQHLSRSKNRSGGWVRAEQPTEGARLMGQEHWKRKLSRASEHQDGAEEKMSDGETSSTCSSDPGLFTNDEGRQGDDEQSDWFVEGDCGVRTSVTSLRSNWDSDSQQSLDKCSSATFLQPARPSRGYCSRLAGTAACSIRKERRRIPTKAGRIPVFVRRLRHLPEDRYQRGFWLSSFGSQEQSQLNTLCPSPVRPIDMVSESPHLRCSSSIRSNRQINIHPRIVCTEDMRRRRSKSSSIISACSLSHKEKP; encoded by the exons ATGATGGATGAGCTGGTGCAGGACCTGGTTTTGGCTCTGGAGCAGTCCTCAGAGCAGAGTAAACTGGGCGAGCTGTGGGAGGAGATGGTGCTCAATCCACTGCAGCAGCAGCGCAGGCAGGTGCGGCGGCGTAGAGCACAGCGCAGGCACCGGGACTCCTCTCTCTACCATTACTGGCTCGAGGCCTCTGAGTCCAGTATGGACGAAGCCTCCAGAGGCTACAGAAGGAGCCTAGCCACAGCCTCTGTGGCCAACTGCAGTGACTCGGATGAACGGAACACAAGCAGCCGATGGCAACGGATGAGGAGACGGCCCCTTAGAAGTAGACCGTCCACATGGCCACACTATGATTCTTACACTGAGAATTCACCGGGACGACCActcaggaggaagaggaaggttAAACGCATGACCTCTGATGTCATTCCCCGAACGCAGCCCAAGCTGAGGGGTCCTACTGTGGACCAAAGACCGGCACCCAGGATGCAGCATCTGTCACGATCAAAGAACAGGTCTGGTGGCTGGGTGAGGGCAGAGCAACCAACCGAAGGAGCCCGGCTCATGGGACAGGAGCACTGGAAGAGGAAACTCTCACGGGCCAGTGAGCACcaggatggagcagaggagaagatgTCAGATGG AGAGACCAGCAGTACCTGCagcagtgatcctgggcttttcACTAATGATGAAGGGAGGCAAG gtGATGATGAACAAAGTGACTGGTTTGTTGAGGGGGACTGTGGAGTCAGGACAAGTGTAACCAGTCTTCGATCCAACTGGGACTCAGATAGCCAGCAGTCCCTGGATAAATGCTCCTCAGCCACTTTCCTGCAGCCAGCACGGCCTTCTCGAG GGTATTGTTCCCGTCTGGCTGGCACTGCTGCCTGCTCCATCCGAAAGGAAAGAAGACGGATTCCAACCAAG gcAGGGCGAATACCCGTGTTTGTGAGAAGACTGAGACACTTACCTGAAGACCGCTATCAGAGAGG tttttggttGTCCTCATTTGGCAGTCAAGAACAAAGTCAG TTGAACACACTGTGCCCATCACCTGTGCGTCCTATTGACATGGTGTCGGAGAGCCCCCATCTCAGATGTTCCTCCTCCATTCGCTCTAACAG GCAGATTAACATCCACCCAAGAATAGTTTGTACAGAAGAcatgagaaggaggaggagcaaatCATCATCCATCATATCAg